In the genome of Raphanus sativus cultivar WK10039 chromosome 9, ASM80110v3, whole genome shotgun sequence, the window ACGCTACTGAATTGCCGGAGACCAAAAGACGAGACGCTTGTTGCCGCACATAATTTCAGCGTCTACTCTCCTTGGTGTTTGTTGCCGCTGCGACTGAAAATAGGTCAGCGATTTCTCACCGGTGGTGTATATTACCGTGATAAAAGATTGACTTTTTTGGACGCTGCCGCTAGAAGTGGCGATCAGGAAACGAACAGGCCTATAGTCTTAGTTTGGAAACAGAAGATAAATGgtaaatttagcaaaaaaaaaagataaatggtAAATGAAAACCATTACAGTTGTAACTACGGTAGGTGATGCCCGTTACGGACATAAACGTGTATTTTGTTAGGAAAACgaagaaaaatggaagtttttaaaaactaaacGTCGACAGCAGGATTCGAACCTGCGCGGGCAAAGCCCAATTGATTTCGAGTCAATCTCCTTAACCACTCGGACATATCGACAATTTGTTTAGTGCACTAcattaactaaatataatataacctATTGTACCTTAAAACAGCGACTAAAAGCATTTCCTTACTTAAGTTTTATGACAAGAATCTCAGAGCTTATGCATTCAAAGTCAATTAAAAGTAGATGGATCTTATAGTACAGCAAGGTGTAGCTTATTTATTCAAATTGCGAAGTGTCATATAACAATGACATGATTCTGCTGCCACCATAATTAGCTCACTGCTAAGTAAAGCAAACGAGTTTAAGAGATAAATCCTTTGCTTTTAAGACTCTCCACACCATCCTTGATGATATCCTCCATGGAACTGAACTCTAACCCCAATTCCATTAGCTTCTTTGCTGCGTTCTTGGCTCGGAGTAAACCCGGTTGAGTCTCTCTCGGCAACCTAACACATATTTACCGGTTGAGAGCTAGATATATATAGTGGGTTTGAAATATAGTTTGTAAAGTTTCTTACTTGGGGACATTGTAATTAGGATAGAGTTCAGCTACTTTGGCAACAAAATCACCGTAGTGAGAGATAGCCTCAACGCACAAGTGTCTTCCTTTTGCAGATGGGTTCTCGTAGACAAGAATATGAGCTAGTGCCACATCCTTGAAATGCACCGAACCCATGAAGAAGTTCTCGTACGTCTCTGTACACCCTGTGGAATAATAACATCATTTCAAAAAAAGAGACTTGTCTCACTCAGACCAATTCaaatatgtcaaataaaaaaaaacaaaagagaataaTATACCCTGAAGGAGGCGTAGAAGCATGAGCATGCTAGCGTTGATCGATGGAGGAATCACAGGACCCATGACGGTGCCTGGATTCACCACAACCACATCCAATCCCTTCTCCTCTGCAAACTCCCAAGCTGCCTTCTCAGCGAGCGTCTTAGAAAGTGGATACCACAACTACCAAAACAACATTATCACAAGAATCAAAACTCATATTAGATAATATAATCAAGAAAATATGTTAATTAGAGAAAGAAACACACTCCATTTTGCTTGCAGAAGTCTTGATCAGCCCAACACTCCTCGTTCTTGATCTTACCAGCAGGCCAGTTAGGGCTCGGGGTAATCGCCGATATTGAAGACGTCACCACAACCCTCTTCACACCGGCTTCTTTCGCCGCCGTTAGTACATTTAATGTCCCCTTAACCGCTGGATCAAGTAGTTGCTTCTGTGAAAAAGTACACATGCAAAGTAAACTAATCATCATCGGTTCATTAAAAGCTAAGATTTTTTTGGGAATGGGTTTAAAAACCTGAGGATCTTGGACTTCGTCGACGATACAGGGAGATGCGAGGTGGAAAACGCCGGCGCAGCCGTTGACGGCGGCGGAAACAGTGTCGTAGTTCAGTAGATCCATCTCGAACAGATGGAGGCGCGTGGATGCACCTTCGAGAGCTTCCAGATGTTTCGTCTCTTTCTCATCCTCTGCAGCACAATAAAAGATCAGGGGCGATTAGTAGGGAAGATACTGTTACCGGAGGAGATGGATTCGATATAGATTACGGAGGTTTTTCACGGTGGCGTGAACGGAGTAGCCGCGGAGGAGGAGCAGATGTACGAGCCACGATCCGATGCAGCCACTGGCGCCGGTGACACAGACTACTTCTCGTTCCGTCGACATTGATTAGAGATCGTTTTCTCTTCAGTTTTAGACCGTAAAGTATCTCTTTCAGACACTCTCTCTTTGTCTGTTGAGAATCGATAATGTAATGCCACGTGGCACAGAGGAGTTACACGAGACGATTATTGTTGCTTCTGAGAAAACTTAAAAGCCCAAAAGTTTAATTTAAAGCCCATGTTTTAAAACCTCATGCTGTTTCAGCAAGTTATAGACGACAcgtagtttttttgtttttattaacatGGAACGTCCTCTTGGTCCTGAAATTACGCCAATCGAGGAGGAGCTTCACTGAACTGATGATGACTCGTCGGCtgtttctcctcctcctcctcctcgccGTTACGGCGGAGTTAAGCGTAACGAGATTCTCCGCCGGAGCCGTGGGCGTGAACTGGGGGACGGAAGCTTCGCACCCTCTTCCGCCTTCAAAGGTCGTAGAGCTTCTGAAATCCAACGGCATTGCGAAAGTGAAGCTCTTCGATGCCGACCCGAAGGTTCTCCGAGCTCTCTCCGGTTCAAACATCGGCGTCACCGTAGGAATCCCTAATTCTATTATTAAGAGCTTGAATGCGTCTAGAAAGGTAGCAGAGAGCTGGGTCCATGACAATGTCACTCGTTACTTCGACGGTGGAAACAGAGTCCGAATCGAGtatcttctttctccttctcttcctctttaCCATATAGTTTCTTTTTTAGACCAGTTTCTTGATTTATcgagttattaatttttttggtacGATGCGAATCTTTCTTTATTGTGGACTTATATTTGAAGAATGGTACTGTCAGATACGTGGCAGTTGGAGACGAGCCGTTTCTCCAGAGCTATGGCAATGAGTATAGACCTTATGTCATTGGAGCAGCGATGAACATCCAAAATGCTTTAGCTAAAGCGAGCTTGGGAAGTGAAGTGAGAGTCGTTGTCCCTTCCAGCTTCGACTCCTTTCTTTCTGAATCTGGTCGACCTTCATCAGGACACTTTAGAGCTGACCTCAACAAGACGATGATCGAACTCCTCTCTTTTCTCACAAGGCATCACTCTCCCTTCTTTGTGACCATCTCTCCTTTCCTAAGCTTTCATCAGAACAAGAACATCTCCCTCGACTTTAGCCTCTTCAAAGAAACAGCGAAACCTCGCAAAGACGGACGTAAAACCTACAGAAACAGCTTTGATCTTAGCTACGCCACACTTGTCTCCGCACTGTCCAGTATCGGGTACCCGGATGTGGATATCGTCGTGTCGAAGATCGGTTGGCCTACTGATGGAGCAGCAAACGCCACGTCAACGACCGCTGAGGCCTTCTTTAAAGGGTTGATTGGTCACTTGGAGAAAAAGACTGGCTCTGTGCCGCGTCCTCCCGTGGAAACCTATATTGAAAACCTCTTGGACGAAGATAAGAGAAACGTATCTTCTGGGAACTTTGAGCGACATTGGGGAGTGTTCACATTCGACGGTCAAGCCAAGTACAGTTTCGGCTTCAACCATAACTCGAAGAAGCTGACTAACGCGCAAAACGTTCAGTACCTTCCTCCTAAGTGGTGTGTCGTGAACGATAACAAGGACTTGTCAAACGCGTCAGCAAAAGCGTTGGAGGCGTGTTCTCTCTCAGACTGCACCTCGATACTTCCTGGTGGGTCGTGTTCAGGGATAGGATGGCCAAGAAACGTGTCCTACGCGTTCAATAGCTTGTATCAGCAAAGTGATCACAAGGCAGAAAGCTGTGACTTTGGTGGGCTTGGTTTGATTACCACCGTTGATCCTTCTGAGGAAAAATGCAGGTTCTGGGTTCAGCTTGACACTTCTCATTCGTCTTCCCACATTCCTGTTTTCTTCCTGAGCTGGTCTCTCCTCCTACTCTTCCTGCTGTCTTGACGACTTAACTAACGTTGTAGTTACACTGATCTTGAATTTTGAGACTTGAGGATATGATGTACCAATGATATTCTTCATCAATGCTAAGTCTGTGTATTCGGTTTGATTCGGTGTGGCTAAATCAATTTTCagatttttcggttttcaatttttgatatacaaataaaaaccgCACTGAATCGATTCAAATTGGTTCGGTTTGGTATGGTGTGAATATTTAAGTCAAGAACCGGCAAATATCCAAAAGTTAATTTGATCTTGGATAAAGTATCCGATTACTCGGAACCGATTCAAGTCTCTGAAAAATAGCCTACATGGAAACTATTATTGGGCTGGGCTTCAATAAAGGTTATATAAATATGGAGCTGGGGACGGTGTCGTTTTGAGTAGAGAGAATGTTCAGTTCAGATGTAAGAGAAACGCGACATTTGTTTTAACGTAAAAGGCTCACAATTCTCCAAGTCTGTTGTCTATCGCAAACCCTAGGTCATGTCTGGAACGTACAATCaaggcggcggcggcggcggtggtGGTGCGCCTATTCCGTCGTACGGTGGGGATGgatacggaggaggaggaggtggaggttATGGAGGTCGCAGTTCCTCTGGCGGAGGTGGATACGGCGGACGCGGTGGTTACGGTGGCGGCGGCGGTAGAGGAAATCAAGGTATGGGATTTAGATTCTTCTAGATCTGAGGGGATTCGTCCTTATGATTCTTGAGATCTCCAGCTTGGTTTCTTCTGTTGGATTATTTGCTTTCTTTAAAATCTGCTAATGATTTGATTCGATTCAGGCGGTGGTGGATATCAAGGAGGTGATCGCGGTGGaagaggaggtggaggaggcgGCGGGAGAGGCGGTGGTGGGAGAGATGGTCGTGGTAGAGATGGTGATTGGCGTTGCCCTAACCCTAGGTAATTGCTGCTTTAGTCTATTAATCTTGTGTTCGACTAGAATCCATTCTTTCTGTCTGTGTAACGATTTAAAATTGGATATATCTGTTGAATAGTATGTTTAAACTCGAACTGTTTTGTATATATAGTTGTGGGAACGTGAACTTTGCAAGGAGAGTTGAATGTAACAAGTGTGGTGCACCTGCTCCTTCTGGCACTGGTGACCGAGGAGGTGGCCGAGGTGCCAGTGATCGTGCTGGTGGTGGTCGTGATAGTAGTCGTGATAGTGGTAGGAGCTATGAGAGTAGTAGATATGATGGTGGCAGTaggagtggtggtggtggctctTATGGTAGTGATAGTCAACCTAGGGGTAATGGTTCTTATGGTCAGGGTCCTCCGCCTCCTTTGGCGGCTATTCCATCCTATGATGGTTCTGGCAGTTACCCTCCACCCATGGGGTATGGAATGGAAGCAGTTCCTCCGCCTTCAAGCTATGCAGGGGGTCCACCTTCGTATGGTGGTCCCACAGGGGGTTATGGCGGTGATGCACCGAGCACTGGTGGTCGGGGTGGTAGAGGTGGTGGATATGATGGTGGTAGAGGTGGTGGCTACGATGGTGGTAGTGCTCCTCGACGCCAGGAACCTAACTATGGAGATGCACCTGCTGAAAAAGTCAAGCAGTGCGACGAGAATTGTGATGAAACTTGTGATAATGCCAGAATATACATCTCTAATTTACCTCCGGATGTGACGACCGATGAACTCAAGGATCTCTTTGGTGGCATTGGCCAAGTAATAACTCTGGTCTTTTTACTTCTGTTATGTCTTTACATCTCTGAATAATCTTTTACCTTTCTGTAGATtcttgtttatttgtttgttctCAATCGATTGAGTATGCACTTCCCGTTGTATCTATAATAGGTTGGAAGAATCAAGCAGAAGCGGGGTTACAAAGATCAGTGGCCCTATAACATCAAGATTTACACTGATGAGAAGGGAAAGAACAAAGGTGACGCCTGCCTGGCTTATGAAGATCCCAGCGCAGCACACTCGGCAGGCGGCTTTTTCAACAGTATGTACCTTGGAATTGTTGTCTAGTTTTTGAATTGCTTAAAAGCCTCTACTTTATGAACGATGGTGGATTGTTCTTGTAGATTATGAAATGAGGGGGAACAAGATTACTGTAGCGATGGCAGAGAAGTCTGCGCCTAAAGCTCCTGCTTTTGACCAGAGGTAGCTTTCTTGATTCCTTATTAATACTTCAAATTTTCTTATAGCTGTCACCCCTATTACATCTTGTAGGTTTTTGTTGAGGAtatgttctttttgtttttaagttcTGTATGGGCCTTGGTTAGTTCTGGGGGATCTGCTTAGTACATTGATCTGGGTATGACAAAAAGAGTTGGGAGCTCTGTACGTCAGCAAAACTACTGCTTTGTCTGTATATGAAACAATCAATGTTTTGTTAAACATGTCGTTTAGTTTTAATTGTGGCTGCTTTTGATTGTGAAATATTACTTTGTTCGTGCCTCTTTCAAGCATAGTTTTTGGCTTTATAAAGTATGTTATAGTAGTTCCCCAAATAAGTTGATTCTTTAGTTGGTCTTCCATGTTTGTGTCATTTCATCCTCAGCATAACCTGATTTTTTCTAGTTGGTAATAATGTGATCCTTGCAAAACTCGTAAATGATGCAGAGGTGGCGGTGGTAGAGGAGGGGGTGGCTATGGTGGTGGTGGGGGAGACAGAAGAAGAGATAACTATGGTTCAGGACCAGACAGAAACCACCATGGGGGAAACCGGTCGCGTCCGTATTGAGAGGAATCAATGAATCAGCAGCAGCTTGTTATGTATTCTAAGAGTTTTGTGTGTGTTGAGAGTTTggaattttagttataaatgtTGCGTTAATGGGGGAAACTGTACTATAAATCATCATATTTTGGAGATGCAAACGAAAAAAAGAGGTAGGTTTTTGTTCACTTTGACCTTGAGCAAAATTACCCTCTCTCTTTTAGTTTCTCTTTGCtttgttctgtttcttttcGAGGAtctattatttatctatatgCGTGGTtcgtatttttctttttcacaatgtgaaattttctttgtttttgttttattcaaGGAAGTGGGATAAATTGACTCCAAAATGCATTGCGAATTGGTGCGAATGATGACTTCAGGTGAGTGTATTCAGCTTGCTTACTTCTTTCACTTCCCCTTTCTGCAAGCACAACTCCCTTTGTTgtctctcttgtttttttttttcactctgTCCAACACTAACAGACACGCAAATCATAGAGTAattaatttctcttttttttatatatatagcaacATATGTGCGATACGAAACGGCAGGAAGTGGGGGTTGGCTAGGCATTTCTTTCTGATCCGTGGAACCTGTAGTATggaatgaaatttcaaagatcaGCTTGATGAATCTAGTGCTAACTAGGTGGTTTTTATAAGACCCGTTGAGGCTATAGCGAATATTTACAAACCAGTGGCGGTTTTAGGTCAATATAAATGATTCATTGAAAGAGAAAGGGTATCTCGTAAAGTTTTTTAGATGTGCCTTGATACGATAATGGCCAATTGGAATCTTATTGTTGATGTCTGAGTTGGATCCGGTATAGTTGCCGTCGCCGACATGTCGTTACGAAAGAATAAAAGGaccttttttcttctcttttgataaatttattttcaactgGTAAGGTTTActcgaaatattattttttttactagcCGTCTAAATATGTAAGTTAATTGAATCCATCATAACTGGAAGGTTAAGTAGAACGTGTAAATTCTAtcagaaaaaaaagtaatggatTCTCTTATTTCGTGATTTTCTTTCTCAATTTGACAAGGTCCCTCTTCTGAAGTATACTATAAGTTCACCGGATCAGTCGTCGGCTGGCTCCAGTTACCGCATTATTATTGGTTCAAGGCTCTTCACCTACCACCACATGGCGAGCGATTTTACATTCTCCACATAAATACAGAAATGGATGTTAGACAGAAGCGTGGTGGACTATATCTTAAGAATCAGTACAAATTCACAACTTTTTTTAACCACATTTACAACCTTTAAACCTGCGAAATGTAATTCTAACTAACTGGATGACTTTGTAAATgtgtaaaatcaaaattttatattacaccattattttatttttcaatcatGTGTTCTTGAGCATTTTGAGTTTACATGTTAAAATCCAAATTTATGTACGACAAAACCTGTGATTCTTCTCTTTCGCTTTCTACTTATGTTACACCGAGACGGATACGAAAGGTACGAAAGCAGAGACGGAAAACggcaaaactaaaaaataggagtatgaaaaacaaaaaatcactGTAAatcttttgtaataaaaatttataaactataaagaTTAGAAAGAATgttataaattcaaaatctagGATAAACTTATATTTTCTATCTTTTACTTGGAAGAAAAGTAAGTGAATAAGTTTAAaaagaactagattttgacccgcccttcaaagggcgggtatattttttgttttaatcttttttttgaaaaattatttgtttgtatttgatttattttataatcatatttgtgtttgttactaatttaatttgatataatagtcttttaaataaatgaaatatatagatGGATCCAATATGTCACATTTATTGGGTTTTTAACCAAAgatttaaacataagtaattttatgttaaatttagatacttgttcatgtattacaaaatttatatgtgatttgttctttttttatttttaatttgaaatttatatattttagtttatagaattttatatgatttaaacgGATAGTCAAACCCaaactaaaacccataaaatatgaattgaaacaaaaatttgaattctGAATAGACTTAAACCAAaatctcatcatataattaaacttcttaatttattaataataaatattacaatatcaacaacttaaaatatttgtgttcaaatattaataacataaacaatTTTTCGACCCACACTTGAAAGcaccatatattttatgatgtaaaatttcattaataattttacaaaaattatgtaaattcgTAAAGATTTTGTCTATTTTGAAACAGGAAAATTCGGATATGTTTTCAAATCTATAGATCTAGTGATTCAATATGTAATCCGGTTTGGATTTCAAGAGATATTCATcaactaaaattttgataaaacccACAAAAACCGTTAAAACCAGAGGGTGCATGTTGAACCTATAGGTGATtgatataatttaattttatttaaattgttatttttttataaatttaaaatttaatttcaatgttttaattagatatttagataattattaattgataaaagtcATGTCCAACATAAGTATTTTTATCTCCTATTGGTATAGGTGAACatatgaacatgacctattgaccTATACCAAACATAACAAAACTTATACCCGCGGatcttaaaacatgaacatgacctattgatataggtgtgatccaactatttaataaaatagattaaaaactattaactatttagaagaaatattatacaaaaaaacacagatacgattaaaacacacaaatataatttttttttaaatataaaacaaaaaatatacccgcccttttaagagcggatcagaatctagttgtATTTGAATTATATAGCGTAACTCTAATTTGttgtagaaaatatttaaattatattttatgtgaaatgaaatataaataatttaaattttaaaaaatttctaaattttaaaaaattactctTTATactgatatatttataaactatattattaaattagaaaatgaCCTATTAATAGTCcagctattttataaaattattaaaactttttactaATCAATGTAGAAAAATAttctacacaaatatgattaaaagatacaaatataaaaattgaatttccagaaaatgtaaaacaaaaaatatactcacTCTTTGAAATGTTGATCAGAAtctaaattgtattatattatcttaattaAACCACAGTTCAtttccattaatttttatagtggacataatatttattaatgtaaagtatcaatattattgtttctaaatgatataatttttatttattgaattaCGTAAGGTTGTCCACAGTTTGTAATAAGTAGTGAACCACtaatattttggaattaaaGGGTGACTTTACAAAATATGCATACATCTTAGAAgcattacaaaattattttatgaataataatacTGGAACTGAATTTATTCTGATGgatcccaaaagaaaaaaataaccgcATATTACGTAACATATAGGTGGAAGTTACAGATTTAGGAAACCAACGTggaagttacaatttttttaataaaggtaattacataatatatttagataattatttagatgcattatattttatgttggacACAACTTttaatcaattggacatgttgaagaattaatagaatagatacaaTACAATTatgtaaaagaaatattatacaaagaaaaatataaatatgattaaaaacataaatataaaaattaaatttctaaaatatgtaaaacaaaaaatataccagctcttttaaaggcgaatccgaatctagtcaatactattaaaatatgagaattaatagaatagatataaccattattctatattatttcatgaatttttattagtataaattagtTTCAGATTCCTAGAATATAGGAATGGGGAAGTTATGCcgttaaaagaaaaaggaaaaggagaagttataatatatttcatttttggaAGAATAAAATATGGAAATAATTAATTGGACACAACATTTTATTAATAGGTCATGCtaaagaattaatagaatagataataaCAGAGTAAATCTGGTccttgtttcaaaaaaaaaaagaagtaaatctGGTCTGAAAATTTCCTTAACTAACGGTTCCTTCTCCAAAGCGTTCATGTGCCGTCTCCAAGTGTCCCCGTCCCGAAAACGTCTACGGTATGTATACGTCAATCAATCTGACGTCCCGTGCATCATAACTTTCTACAAACTTCCATGAGTTAAATTTGGTcgttaatttattatttgttctCATACCTGActcttgaaaatatatactgtGATGAACCTGGTGTATCCGTCTTCTTCAacaaataaaagacaaaaacaatttttaaacctcACACCGTTACcatctttttaaaacataaaagacatgcatatacataattttaaaccTTACCCGTTAACAACGAGTCTAGagataaaaaatacatatacataaaagcaagaagaagccatggaacTCAGGATGGATAGCGCCATTACTTATACAATGACATATATAGTAAGGGTGAGTGATGGCGCTATCCCTCCTGAGCTTTACAGCTACTTCTCTGCTACAACCTGCAGATTTACGTGCATATATGCCTCTTCCTCTCCATATGTATTTCTCTACATGTATACATA includes:
- the LOC108827720 gene encoding cinnamoyl-CoA reductase 1, whose amino-acid sequence is MSTEREVVCVTGASGCIGSWLVHLLLLRGYSVHATVKNLQDEKETKHLEALEGASTRLHLFEMDLLNYDTVSAAVNGCAGVFHLASPCIVDEVQDPQKQLLDPAVKGTLNVLTAAKEAGVKRVVVTSSISAITPSPNWPAGKIKNEECWADQDFCKQNGLWYPLSKTLAEKAAWEFAEEKGLDVVVVNPGTVMGPVIPPSINASMLMLLRLLQGCTETYENFFMGSVHFKDVALAHILVYENPSAKGRHLCVEAISHYGDFVAKVAELYPNYNVPKLPRETQPGLLRAKNAAKKLMELGLEFSSMEDIIKDGVESLKSKGFIS
- the LOC108827719 gene encoding glucan endo-1,3-beta-glucosidase 9, whose protein sequence is MMTRRLFLLLLLLAVTAELSVTRFSAGAVGVNWGTEASHPLPPSKVVELLKSNGIAKVKLFDADPKVLRALSGSNIGVTVGIPNSIIKSLNASRKVAESWVHDNVTRYFDGGNRVRIEYVAVGDEPFLQSYGNEYRPYVIGAAMNIQNALAKASLGSEVRVVVPSSFDSFLSESGRPSSGHFRADLNKTMIELLSFLTRHHSPFFVTISPFLSFHQNKNISLDFSLFKETAKPRKDGRKTYRNSFDLSYATLVSALSSIGYPDVDIVVSKIGWPTDGAANATSTTAEAFFKGLIGHLEKKTGSVPRPPVETYIENLLDEDKRNVSSGNFERHWGVFTFDGQAKYSFGFNHNSKKLTNAQNVQYLPPKWCVVNDNKDLSNASAKALEACSLSDCTSILPGGSCSGIGWPRNVSYAFNSLYQQSDHKAESCDFGGLGLITTVDPSEEKCRFWVQLDTSHSSSHIPVFFLSWSLLLLFLLS
- the LOC108827721 gene encoding transcription initiation factor TFIID subunit 15b produces the protein MSGTYNQGGGGGGGGAPIPSYGGDGYGGGGGGGYGGRSSSGGGGYGGRGGYGGGGGRGNQGGGGYQGGDRGGRGGGGGGGRGGGGRDGRGRDGDWRCPNPSCGNVNFARRVECNKCGAPAPSGTGDRGGGRGASDRAGGGRDSSRDSGRSYESSRYDGGSRSGGGGSYGSDSQPRGNGSYGQGPPPPLAAIPSYDGSGSYPPPMGYGMEAVPPPSSYAGGPPSYGGPTGGYGGDAPSTGGRGGRGGGYDGGRGGGYDGGSAPRRQEPNYGDAPAEKVKQCDENCDETCDNARIYISNLPPDVTTDELKDLFGGIGQVGRIKQKRGYKDQWPYNIKIYTDEKGKNKGDACLAYEDPSAAHSAGGFFNNYEMRGNKITVAMAEKSAPKAPAFDQRGGGGRGGGGYGGGGGDRRRDNYGSGPDRNHHGGNRSRPY